The Armatimonadia bacterium region CTGGCCATCGAGCCCCATGGCACCTTCTCCCTCACCCCAGAGGGTCTCGAGGCGATCCTGGGCCTGTCTGAGTCGCGCTGGTTGGGGATCAACTACGACACCGCCAACATCCACCGGGCGACCTATGTGGAGACTGCTGCAGGGGCGTACTCCTGGAGGCCGATGGGCGAAAGCGCCGACGAGGTCGCGACCCTGGAGCGAGTGATCGACCGGGTCGTGCACTGCCACGCGAAGGACGTGATCGGTGCTCAGTCGGTGGCTCTGGGTGATGGTGAGGTGGATGTGACCGGGTGCCTGGAGGTCCTCAAGCGCCACGGGTATGAGGGCGTCGTCTCCCTGGAGACCGAAGGCGAAGAGACACCCGACGAGATGCAACAGCTCATCGAACGCAGCCGCCGGTACCTCGTTGAGGCCCTGGCGTAAGGCCGAGGGGATGGACCGTCGCAGAGGTATTCCGCTGTCCGAAAACAGGAGACTACCATGTCAGAGAAGGAACTCGCCGCCGACTGGACGGACGTGCTGCTCACCGAGGGCGCCGAGCCGATCGTCACCTATCGCAGCGGCCTCACGGTCTACGAGGAGTCGCTGACGAAGGGCCGATTTGTGGGCCGAGGCTGGAATGCTTCGGGGTACGTGAACTACTACGATGGCCGCCTTGACCCCAACCAGCACCCGATGCCTCAGGCCTTCTGGCTAGAGATGGACGGCCAGCTGCTGACTTGGGACTGGGAGTGGCAGGGACTCGAGGAGGTGCCGGAACTGGAGGCACCCGAGGGAACCCGCCACGTTGTCATCAGCCTGCGCCACACCTTGCGGCCGGTCTCGGTCAAGGTTCATACCAGGCTTGACGGGACCGCCATCCTCACCCGCTGGCTGGAGGTCACGAACACCGGGACGCAACCGGCGGCACTGTCCTCGGTGGCCTCCTGGAGCGGTGTGCTGCAGAAGACGAACCGCTGGCGTCTGCATCTGGGCGACAGCGGCAAGCCGTT contains the following coding sequences:
- a CDS encoding sugar phosphate isomerase/epimerase; translated protein: MIRVGCGTVSFRNLPLEDALERIARAGYIWVETQATAPFCPHVDPWQDDPEVFNRLVARFGFEGVTALWSSHGAILADPEAVAGISATIEWAHAAGIPVVNAGDGQKPAGMTDTDALKLLGERLAAILEVAERCQVYLAIEPHGTFSLTPEGLEAILGLSESRWLGINYDTANIHRATYVETAAGAYSWRPMGESADEVATLERVIDRVVHCHAKDVIGAQSVALGDGEVDVTGCLEVLKRHGYEGVVSLETEGEETPDEMQQLIERSRRYLVEALA